The following proteins come from a genomic window of Salvia hispanica cultivar TCC Black 2014 chromosome 4, UniMelb_Shisp_WGS_1.0, whole genome shotgun sequence:
- the LOC125185535 gene encoding UDP-glycosyltransferase 86A1-like, producing the protein MGERQRKLHGIMICVPYQGHLNPFVDLALKLASNGIVITFVHLEFLHRKLCQTHHANKTDVDLFSEARELGLDIRFTTMTDPFPLEFDRDANFNEYWETMVRDFPPLVNEFVGKILASDRDNMLHFLVADTVYTWPAAVARKYNLVNVSLWTQSALVYCLGYHWDLLQQNGHFPCNDEVDEEIKYIPGIESINTKDLIAYLRQSQCESVISRASRLQFEQGKMADFVLQNTVEELEPRALSALNNYLPNYAIGPLNFSQDLPTNTVTTSLWSKSDCTNWLGSKPPGSVLYVSFGSFVHTNMQVLEELAYGLLLSQVNFVWVIRQGILGDGATSVLSAEFQDAVKERGLIIGWCDQVETLSNPAVGGFLTHSGWNSTLESMWCGVPMICYPIGFDQPCSSKLVVSDWKIGVHLCEGGTLHRENVAHKIQSFMNGGDLERLKQNAERVRKIMKNAVETDGSSKTNFDRFLKDLEAKIRAQN; encoded by the exons ATGGGAGAGAGGCAGAGAAAGCTTCATGGTATCATGATATGCGTTCCCTACCAAGGACATCTCAACCCTTTCGTGGATCTAGCTCTCAAGCTTGCTTCCAATGGAATCGTCATCACCTTCGTTCATCTTGAATTCCTTCACCGCAAGCTATGCCAAACTCACCACGCCAACAAAACAGATGTCGATTTGTTTAGTGAAGCTCGAGAGCTTGGGCTCGACATACGCTTCACCACCATGACCGATCCTTTTCCTCTAGAATTCGACAGGGATGCCAACTTCAACGAGTATTGGGAGACCATGGTCCGCGATTTCCCACCTCTTGTCAATGAATTTGTGGGAAAAATACTCGCTTCTGATCGGGACAATATGCTCCATTTCTTGGTGGCCGACACCGTCTACACCTGGCCGGCCGCCGTCGCCCGCAAATACAACCTCGTCAACGTTTCTCTGTGGACGCAATCGGCCTTGGTGTATTGCTTGGGATATCACTGGGACCTTCTCCAACAAAATGGCCATTTTCCTTGCAACG ATGAGGTGGATGAGGAAATAAAGTACATTCCAGGAATTGAGTCAATAAATACCAAGGATCTAATTGCCTATCTCAGACAATCGCAATGTGAAAGCGTAATTAGCAGAGCGTCACGGTTGCAGTTTGAGCAGGGCAAGATGGCTGATTTTGTACTGCAAAACACGGTAGAAGAGCTTGAACCTCGAGCCCTCTCAGCTCTCAACAATTACCTACCAAACTACGCCATCGGCCCTCTCAACTTCTCTCAAGATCTACCAACTAACACAGTCACTACCAGTCTCTGGTCCAAATCAGACTGCACCAATTGGCTCGGATCGAAACCTCCTGGTTCGGTGCTATACGTCTCATTTGGCAGCTTCGTGCACACCAATATGCAGGTTCTCGAGGAATTGGCCTACGGACTCCTCCTCAGCCAAGTGAATTTTGTGTGGGTGATTCGACAAGGTATTCTCGGCGATGGGGCTACTAGTGTGTTGTCGGCTGAGTTCCAAGATGCGGTTAAAGAGAGAGGGCTTATCATCGGATGGTGCGATCAGGTTGAGACTCTCTCGAATCCGGCCGTTGGGGGCTTCTTGACGCATAGCGGATGGAATTCCACTTTGGAGAGCATGTGGTGTGGCGTTCCAATGATTTGTTATCCTATTGGATTTGATCAGCCTTGTAGTAGCAAACTGGTGGTTTCTGATTGGAAGATTGGGGTTCATCTGTGTGAAGGTGGAACTCTGCATAGGGAAAATGTGGCCCACAAGATTCAGAGCTTTATGAACGGAGGTGATTTGGAGAGATTGAAGCAGAATGCAGAAAGAGTAAGGAAGATTATGAAGAATGCAGTGGAAACTGATGGATCTTCCAAAACAAACTTCGACCGCTTTCtaaaagatttggaggcaaaGATTCGTGCCCAAAACTGA
- the LOC125218339 gene encoding UDP-glycosyltransferase 86A1-like, whose product MAENVAKKAHAIMISMPYQGHITPFVSLALKLASKGITITFVHLESVHHKLSKASHKADLFADATESGLDIRYATISDGFPLHHDRDLHPEKYWTTLLQIFPSYVDDFVGKLIRSDPQSLHFLVADTVYIWPAAIARNYNLINVSFYTSPALVFSLLYHLDLLRERGHFLRKDETAEIDYVPGVGSMKIRDLMTSLSKSSDITGNSLYKAFEEVKKADFILHNTVEELESDTLSALNKYQPNYAIGPINLSEASSVAVGRSLHAEVDLTKWLGSKPAGSVLYVSFGSVVQTSKEVIGEIAHGLRLSEVNFIWVARAHLTASGDSNVLPDGFVEEVGDRGLIVPWCDQISVLSDPAVGGYLTHCGWNSVVESMWCGIPMICFPVTYDQPTVRKLVVSDWEIGIDLGDAATVDREGVAEKVRNLMSGGASEKMRKEAAKVKQMVRGAVEADGSSSVNNFNRFIVDLKNKLCIN is encoded by the exons atggcaGAAAATGTTGCGAAGAAGGCGCATGCTATCATGATCTCGATGCCATACCAAGGACACATAACCCCATTCGTGAGCCTGGCTCTCAAGCTCGCCTCCAAAGGCATAACGATCACCTTCGTTCATCTCGAATCCGTCCACCACAAACTATCCAAAGCCAGCCACAAAGCCGATCTCTTCGCCGATGCTACGGAATCCGGCCTTGACATACGCTACGCCACCATCTCTGACGGCTTCCCTCTCCACCACGACCGAGATCTCCACCCTGAAAAATACTGGACCACTCTCCTCCAAATATTTCCGTCTTATGTCGACGATTTCGTCGGAAAATTGATCCGCTCCGATCCACAATCCCTCCATTTCTTAGTTGCTGACACCGTTTACATCTGGCCGGCCGCCATCGCTCGCAACTACAATCTCATCAATGTCTCCTTCTATACTTCTCCGGCTCTCGTCTTTTCTCTGCTCTACCACTTGGATCTTCTCAGAGAAAGAGGTCATTTTCTACGAAAAG ATGAGACGGCGGAAATCGACTACGTTCCTGGAGTAGGCTCGATGAAAATCAGGGATTTGATGACATCTCTATCGAAAAGCAGCGACATCACCGGAAATTCTCTGTACAAAGCGTTTGAGGAAGTGAAAAAAGCAGATTTCATATTGCACAACACAGTTGAAGAGCTAGAATCCGATACACTATCAGCTCTCAACAAATACCAGCCCAACTACGCCATCGGCCCCATCAATTTATCCGAGGCCAGCAGCGTCGCCGTCGGGAGAAGCCTTCACGCCGAGGTAGACTTAACCAAGTGGCTCGGTTCCAAGCCGGCCGGTTCGGTTTTATACGTCTCGTTCGGGAGCGTGGTTCAGACTAGCAAGGAAGTGATCGGAGAGATAGCTCACGGTCTTCGTCTCAGTGAGGTCAACTTTATTTGGGTTGCTCGAGCGCATCTCACCGCTTCCGGTGATTCCAATGTTTTACCGGATGGATTCGTGGAGGAGGTCGGAGATCGGGGATTGATAGTTCCGTGGTGCGATCAGATTAGTGTTCTTTCAGATCCGGCGGTTGGGGGGTATTTGACGCACTGTGGGTGGAACTCGGTGGTGGAGAGCATGTGGTGCGGCATTCCGATGATCTGTTTCCCAGTGACTTACGATCAGCCGACGGTCAGGAAGCTGGTGGTTAGTGATTGGGAGATTGGAATAGATCTCGGCGATGCAGCGACGGTTGATAGGGAGGGAGTTGCGGAGAAGGTTAGGAATTTGATGAGCGGTGGCGCTTCCGAAAAGATGAGGAAAGAGGCCGCAAAGGTTAAGCAGATGGTGCGTGGTGCAGTGGAAGCCGATGGATCTTCTTCTGTCAACAATTTTAATCGTTTTATAGTGGATTTGAAGAACAAACTCTGTATCAATTAA
- the LOC125222927 gene encoding UDP-glycosyltransferase 86A1-like translates to MGKKRLHAIMIGFCYQGHVIPFTNLAIKLASSGCIVTFVHPEFVHHMLAKADGVNVAEVDPFIRARQSGLDIRYTTIRDGFPPDFDRILNYKQHWEAIFLDFPPRVDELIGNIIHSDNEAFKHFLVADTFYSLPATLAHKYNMLNVSFWTQPALVFTLYYHLDLLREKGYFPIQGEEENVIIDIIPGVEAIKFKTKDLTSNFHDLDETSITRRITVEAFEKVKQADFILINTVDELEHEWVSAINQKQPTYAIGPVNFTKLDVPKSLWSETDCAEWLDSKPRGSVLYVSFGSLAQSNQQVAEEIANGILLSGVHFVWVIRDGADILPDGFANDSKDQGVIISWCNQNAVLSNPAIGGFLTHCGWNSILESICCGVPMICYPFFADQPTNRKLVVDDWKVGINLCNGISVDRKEVAEKIKELISSETSNSLRGEMKRMSSVVHKALDEDGSTHTNFHRFLDDLWAKAASATHG, encoded by the exons atggggAAGAAAAGGCTACATGCCATTATGATCGGATTCTGCTACCAAGGCCATGTCATCCCCTTCACCAATCTGGCTATCAAGCTTGCTTCAAGTGGATGCATCGTCACGTTCGTCCACCCCGAGTTCGTTCACCACATGCTAGCCAAAGCTGATGGCGTTAACGTTGCAGAGGTCGATCCCTTCATCCGAGCTCGCCAGTCGGGTCTAGACATACGTTACACCACAATTAGGGATGGGTTCCCGCCTGATTTCGACAGGATACTCAACTACAAGCAGCACTGGGAGGCTATTTTCCTCGATTTCCCGCCACGTGTGGATGAGTTAATCGGAAACATAATCCACTCCGATAATGAGGCTTTTAAGCATTTCTTGGTTGCTGATACTTTTTATTCTTTGCCTGCAACTCTTGCTCATAAGTATAACATGTTGAACGTCTCCTTTTGGACACAGCCTGCTCTTGTGTTTACATTGTACTATCACTTGGATCTTCTCAGAGAGAAGGGCTATTTCCCAATACAAG GTGAAGAGGAAAATGTGATCATAGATATTATACCAGGAGTTGAGGCCATCAAGTTTAAGACAAAAGATTTGACGTCCAATTTTCACGATTTGGACGAAACAAGCATCACCAGAAGGATTACGGTGGAAGCATTTGAGAAGGTGAAGCAAGCAGATTTCATCCTCATCAACACAGTAGATGAACTCGAACATGAATGGGTTTCAGCTATAAACCAGAAGCAGCCTACTTATGCAATAGGACCTGTAAACTTCACCAAACTTGATGTTCCAAAGAGTCTATGGTCCGAGACAGATTGCGCGGAGTGGCTGGATTCGAAGCCTCGTGGGTCTGTTTTGTATGTTTCTTTCGGAAGTCTTGCTCAGAGCAACCAGCAGGTAGCTGAGGAGATAGCTAACGGGATTCTCCTAAGCGGAGTTCACTTTGTCTGGGTGATTCGTGACGGTGCTGACATTTTGCCCGATGGTTTTGCGAATGACAGCAAGGATCAAGGGGTGATCATTTCGTGGTGCAATCAGAATGCAGTGCTCTCCAATCCTGCGATTGGAGGATTCCTAACGCATTGTGGGTGGAACTCGATTCTTGAATCCATATGCTGCGGTGTTCCCATGATATGCTATCCCTTTTTCGCGGACCAACCAACTAACAGAAAACTAGTGGTTGATGATTGGAAGGTGGGCATTAATCTTTGCAACGGAATCTCAGTTGATAGGAAAGAAGTTGCAGAGAAGATTAAGGAGTTGATCAGTAGTGAAACTTCAAATTCGTTGAGGGGTGAGATGAAGAGGATGAGCTCGGTGGTGCACAAAGCATTGGATGAAGATGGCTCCACGCACACAAATTTTCATCGATTTCTCGATGATTTGTGGGCTAAGGCTGCTAGTGCTACTCATGGATGA